In Zonotrichia leucophrys gambelii isolate GWCS_2022_RI chromosome 12, RI_Zleu_2.0, whole genome shotgun sequence, a single genomic region encodes these proteins:
- the BRPF1 gene encoding peregrin isoform X2, with the protein MGVDFDVKTFCHNLRATKPPYECPVGTCRKIYKSYSGIEYHLYHYDHDNPPLPQHTPLRKHKKKGRQARAANKQSPSPSETSQSPGREVMTYAQAQRMVEVDLHGRVHRISIFDNLDVVSEDEDVPEEVPENGSNKENTETQSVPPKSGKHKNKEKRKDSNHHHHNASASTTPKLPEVVYRELEQDTPDAPPRPTSYYRYIEKSAEELDEEVEYDMDEEDYIWLDIMNERRKNEGVSPIPQEIFEYLMDRLEKESYFESHNKGDPNALVDEDAVCCICNDGECQNSNVILFCDMCNLAVHQECYGVPYIPEGQWLCRRCLQSPSRAVDCALCPNKGGAFKQTDDGRWAHVVCALWIPEVCFANTVFLEPIDSIEHIPPARWKLTCYICKQRGSGACIQCHKANCYTAFHVTCAQQAGLYMKMEPVRETGANGTSFSVRKTAYCDIHTPPGSVRRLPALSHSEGEEEDEEEEEEGKGWSSEKVKKAKAKSRIKMKKARKILAEKRAAAPVVSVPCIPPHRLSKITNRLTIQRKSQFMQRLHSYWTLKRQSRNGVPLLRRLQTHLQSQRNCDQRDTEDKNWALKEQLKSWQRLRHDLERARLLVELIRKREKLKRETIKVQQVALEMQLTPFLILLRKTLEQLQEKDTGNIFSEPVPLSEVPDYLDHIKKPMDFQTMKQNLEAYRYLNFDDFEEDFNLIINNCLKYNAKDTIFYRAAIRLREQGGAVLRQARRQAEKMGIDFETGMHFPHCVTVEEAQIQDIEDDVRLLLSENQKHLPLEEQLKILLERLDEVNAGKQSIGRSRRAKMIKKEITVLRRKLAHPRDLGREGLERHSSSARGVLQSHNPCEKDLQTDSAAEESSSQETGKGLGPNSSSTPAHEVGRRTSVLFSKKNPKTAGPPKRPGRPPKNRDSQIPPGHGSSPIGPPQLPIMGSSQRQRKRGRSPRPSSSSDSDSDKSTEDATMDLPANGFSSGNQPVKKSFLVYRNDCNLPRSSSDSESSSSSSSSAASDRTSTTPSKQGRGKPSFSRVNFPEDSSEDTSGTENESYSVGTGRGVGHGMVRKGMGRGAGWLSEDEDSSLDALDLVWAKCRGYPSYPALIIDPKMPREGMFHHGVPIPVPPLEVLKLGEQMTQEAREHLYLVLFFDNKRTWQWLPRTKLVPLGVNQDLDKEKMLEGRKSNIRKSVQIAYHRAMQHRNKVQGEQSSDSSESD; encoded by the exons aTGGGTGTAGACTTCGACGTGAAGACCTTCTGCCACAACCTGCGGGCCACCAAGCCGCCCTACGAGTGCCCGGTGGGCACCTGCCGCAAGATCTACAAGAGCTACAGCGGGATCGAGTACCACCTGTACCACTATGACCACGACAACCcgcccctgccccagcacacccCCCTGCGCAAGCACAAGAAGAAGGGGCGCCAGGCCCGCGCCGCCAACAAGCAGTCGCCCAGCCCCTCCGAGACCTCCCAGTCGCCCGGCCGAGAGGTGATGACCTACGCCCAGGCCCAGCGCATGGTGGAGGTGGACCTGCACGGCCGCGTCCACCGCATCAGCATCTTCGATAATCTCGACGTGGTGTCCGAGGACGAGGATGTTCCCGAGGAGGTGCCCGAGAATGGGAGCAATAAGGAGAACACGGAGACGCAGAGCGTCCCGCCCAAATCTGGGAAGCACAAGAACAAGGAGAAGCGCAAGGACTCCAACCATCATCACCACAACGCCTCGGCCAGCACTACCCCCAAGCTGCCCGAGGTGGTGTACcgagagctggagcaggacaccCCCGATGCCCCGCCTCGTCCCACTTCGTACTACAG GTACATTGAGAAGTCGGCAGAGGAGCTGGATGAGGAGGTGGAGTATGACATGGACGAGGAGGATTACATCTGGCTGGACATCATGAACGAGAGGCGGAAGAACGAAGGCGTGAGTCCTATTCCCCAGGAGATCTTCGAGTACCTGATGGACCGCCTAGAGAAGGAGTCCTACTTCGAGAGCCACAACAAGGGGGACCCAAACGCCTTGGTGGATGAGGACGCCGTCTGCTGCATCTGCAACGACGGGGAGTGTCAGAACAGCAACGTCATCCTCTTCTGCGACATGTGCAACCTGGCTGTGCACCAGGAGTGCTATGGGGTGCCCTACATCCCCGAGGGACAGTGGCTCTGCAGACGGTGCCTGCAGTCACCCTCGCGCGCCGTGGACTGCGCCCTCTGCCCAAACAAGGGGGGGGCCTTCAAGCAGACGGACGATGGGCGCTGGGCACACGTGGTCTGTGCCCTCTGGATCCCCGAGGTGTGCTTTGCCAACACCGTCTTCCTGGAGCCCATCGACAGCATCGAGCACATCCCGCCCGCACGCTGGAAGCTGACCTGTTACATTTGCAAGCAGCGTGGCTCTGGGGCTTGCATCCAGTGTCACAAAGCCAATTGCTACACTGCCTTCCATGtcacctgtgcccagcaggcCGGGCTGTACATGAAGATGGAGCCCGTCAGGGAGACGGGTGCCAATGGTACCTCCTTCAGTGTGCGCAAAACCGCCTACTGCGACATCCACACGCCGCCAGGCTCCGTGCGCAGGCTGCCCGCCCTCTCCCACagtgagggggaggaggaggatgaggaggaagaggaggaggggaagggctggagtTCTGAGAAAGTcaaaaaagcaaaggccaagtcTAGGATCAAGATGAAGAAGGCACGGAAGATCCTGGCAGAGAAACGAGCTGCAGCACCTGTGGTTTCCGTGCCCTGCATCCCCCCTCACAG GCTCAGTAAGATTACAAACCGTTTAACCATCCAGAGGAAGAGCCAGTTCATGCAGAGGCTGCACAGCTACTGGACTCTGAAGAGACAGTCCCGCAACGGTGTCCCCCTGCTCCGCCGCCTGCAGACACACCTGCAGTCACAGAGAAACTGCGACCAG AGAGACACTGAGGATAAGAACTGGGCCCTGAAGGAACAGCTGAAGTCATGGCAGCGCCTGCGCCATGACCTCGAGCGTGCGCGCTTGCTGGTGGAGCTGATACGCAAGCGGGAGAAGCTCAAGAGAGAGACG ATCAAAGTGCAGCAGGTGGCACTGGAAATGCAGCTGAcccccttcctcatcctcctccgCAAGACGcttgagcagctgcaggagaaagaCACGGGCAACATCTTCAGTGAGCCGGTCCCTCTGTCTGAG GTCCCAGACTACCTGGATCACATCAAGAAGCCAATGGATTTTCAGACAATGAAGCAAAATCTAGAAGCTTATCGCTATCTGAATTTCGATGACTTTGAGGAGGATTTCAACCTGATCATTAACAACTGTTTGAAATACAATGCCAAAGACACGATCTTCTACCGGGCAGCCATCCGCCTGCGGGAGCAGGGAGGTGCCGTGCTGCGGCAGGCTCGCCGGCAGGCAGAGAAGATGGGCATTGACTTCGAGACAGGCATGCACTTCCCCCACTGTGTCACAGTGGAAGAGGCTCAGATCCAAGACATTGAGGACG ATGTGcggctgctgctctcagagaaTCAGAAGCACCTGCCattggaggagcagctgaagatcCTGCTGGAGCGGCTGGACGAGGTCAACGCCGGCAAGCAGAGCATTGGACGGTCCCGCCGGGCCAAGATGATCAAGAAGGAGATCACAGTGCTGCGGCGGAAGCTCGCTCACCCGCGGGACCTGGGccgggaggggctggagcggcacagctcctctgccagggGAGTGCTGCAGTCCCACAACCCCTGCGAGAAGGACCTGCAGACAGacagtgctgcagaggagagcagcagccaggagactGGCAAAG GTCTGGGTCCCAATTCTTCTTCTACCCCAGCTCACGAAGTTGGCAGGAGGACCTCTGTGCTCTTCTCCAAGAAGAACCCTAAAACTGCAGGCCCTCCAAAACGTCCAGGACGCCCCCCAAAGAATCGAGACAGCCAGATCCCTCCTGGGCATGGGAGCAGCCCCATTGGGCCCCCCCAGCTCCCAATAATGGGGTCCTCCCAGCGGCAGAGGAAGCGAGGGCGGAGCCCGcggcccagctccagctctgacagtgacagtgacaaatCCACAGAGGACGCTACCATGG ACCTGCCAGCCAACGGTTTCAGCAGCGGGAACCAGCCTGTGAAGAAGAGCTTCCTGGTGTACCGCAATGACTGCAATCTTCCCCGGAGCAGCTCCGACTCTgagtccagcagcagcagcagcagcagtgctgcctcaGACCGCACCAG CACAACACCCTCcaagcagggcagagggaaacCCTCCTTCTCCCGAGTGAACTTCCCAGAGGACAGCAGTGAGGACACATCAGGGACAGAGAACGAGTCCTACTCTGTGGGCACGGGACGAGGTGTGGGGCATGGCA TGGTGCGTAAGGGCATGGGCCGAGGCGCAGGGTGGCTGTCTGAGGATGAGGATTCTTCCCTGGATGCCCTGGACCTGGTGTGGGCTAAGTGCAGGGGCTACCCCTCCTACCCGGCGTTG ATCATTGACCCCAAGATGCCGCGGGAAGGCATGTTCCACCATGGGGTCCCCATCCCCGTGCCCCCCTTGGAGGTGCTGAAGCTGGGGGAGCAGATGACTCAGGAAGCACGCGAGCACCTCTACCTTGTCCTCTTCTTTGACAACAAGCGCACTTG GCAGTGGTTGCCCCGGACGAAGCTGGTGCCTCTGGGGGTGAACCAGGACCTGGACAAAGAGAAGATGCTGGAGGGCCGCAAGTCCAACATCCGCAAGTCGGTGCAGATCGCCTACCACCGCGCCATGCAGCACCGCAACAAGGTGCAGGGCGAGCAGAGCAGCGACTCCAGCGAGAGCGACTGA
- the BRPF1 gene encoding peregrin isoform X1: MGVDFDVKTFCHNLRATKPPYECPVGTCRKIYKSYSGIEYHLYHYDHDNPPLPQHTPLRKHKKKGRQARAANKQSPSPSETSQSPGREVMTYAQAQRMVEVDLHGRVHRISIFDNLDVVSEDEDVPEEVPENGSNKENTETQSVPPKSGKHKNKEKRKDSNHHHHNASASTTPKLPEVVYRELEQDTPDAPPRPTSYYRYIEKSAEELDEEVEYDMDEEDYIWLDIMNERRKNEGVSPIPQEIFEYLMDRLEKESYFESHNKGDPNALVDEDAVCCICNDGECQNSNVILFCDMCNLAVHQECYGVPYIPEGQWLCRRCLQSPSRAVDCALCPNKGGAFKQTDDGRWAHVVCALWIPEVCFANTVFLEPIDSIEHIPPARWKLTCYICKQRGSGACIQCHKANCYTAFHVTCAQQAGLYMKMEPVRETGANGTSFSVRKTAYCDIHTPPGSVRRLPALSHSEGEEEDEEEEEEGKGWSSEKVKKAKAKSRIKMKKARKILAEKRAAAPVVSVPCIPPHRLSKITNRLTIQRKSQFMQRLHSYWTLKRQSRNGVPLLRRLQTHLQSQRNCDQRDTEDKNWALKEQLKSWQRLRHDLERARLLVELIRKREKLKRETIKVQQVALEMQLTPFLILLRKTLEQLQEKDTGNIFSEPVPLSEVPDYLDHIKKPMDFQTMKQNLEAYRYLNFDDFEEDFNLIINNCLKYNAKDTIFYRAAIRLREQGGAVLRQARRQAEKMGIDFETGMHFPHCVTVEEAQIQDIEDEDVRLLLSENQKHLPLEEQLKILLERLDEVNAGKQSIGRSRRAKMIKKEITVLRRKLAHPRDLGREGLERHSSSARGVLQSHNPCEKDLQTDSAAEESSSQETGKGLGPNSSSTPAHEVGRRTSVLFSKKNPKTAGPPKRPGRPPKNRDSQIPPGHGSSPIGPPQLPIMGSSQRQRKRGRSPRPSSSSDSDSDKSTEDATMDLPANGFSSGNQPVKKSFLVYRNDCNLPRSSSDSESSSSSSSSAASDRTSTTPSKQGRGKPSFSRVNFPEDSSEDTSGTENESYSVGTGRGVGHGMVRKGMGRGAGWLSEDEDSSLDALDLVWAKCRGYPSYPALIIDPKMPREGMFHHGVPIPVPPLEVLKLGEQMTQEAREHLYLVLFFDNKRTWQWLPRTKLVPLGVNQDLDKEKMLEGRKSNIRKSVQIAYHRAMQHRNKVQGEQSSDSSESD, translated from the exons aTGGGTGTAGACTTCGACGTGAAGACCTTCTGCCACAACCTGCGGGCCACCAAGCCGCCCTACGAGTGCCCGGTGGGCACCTGCCGCAAGATCTACAAGAGCTACAGCGGGATCGAGTACCACCTGTACCACTATGACCACGACAACCcgcccctgccccagcacacccCCCTGCGCAAGCACAAGAAGAAGGGGCGCCAGGCCCGCGCCGCCAACAAGCAGTCGCCCAGCCCCTCCGAGACCTCCCAGTCGCCCGGCCGAGAGGTGATGACCTACGCCCAGGCCCAGCGCATGGTGGAGGTGGACCTGCACGGCCGCGTCCACCGCATCAGCATCTTCGATAATCTCGACGTGGTGTCCGAGGACGAGGATGTTCCCGAGGAGGTGCCCGAGAATGGGAGCAATAAGGAGAACACGGAGACGCAGAGCGTCCCGCCCAAATCTGGGAAGCACAAGAACAAGGAGAAGCGCAAGGACTCCAACCATCATCACCACAACGCCTCGGCCAGCACTACCCCCAAGCTGCCCGAGGTGGTGTACcgagagctggagcaggacaccCCCGATGCCCCGCCTCGTCCCACTTCGTACTACAG GTACATTGAGAAGTCGGCAGAGGAGCTGGATGAGGAGGTGGAGTATGACATGGACGAGGAGGATTACATCTGGCTGGACATCATGAACGAGAGGCGGAAGAACGAAGGCGTGAGTCCTATTCCCCAGGAGATCTTCGAGTACCTGATGGACCGCCTAGAGAAGGAGTCCTACTTCGAGAGCCACAACAAGGGGGACCCAAACGCCTTGGTGGATGAGGACGCCGTCTGCTGCATCTGCAACGACGGGGAGTGTCAGAACAGCAACGTCATCCTCTTCTGCGACATGTGCAACCTGGCTGTGCACCAGGAGTGCTATGGGGTGCCCTACATCCCCGAGGGACAGTGGCTCTGCAGACGGTGCCTGCAGTCACCCTCGCGCGCCGTGGACTGCGCCCTCTGCCCAAACAAGGGGGGGGCCTTCAAGCAGACGGACGATGGGCGCTGGGCACACGTGGTCTGTGCCCTCTGGATCCCCGAGGTGTGCTTTGCCAACACCGTCTTCCTGGAGCCCATCGACAGCATCGAGCACATCCCGCCCGCACGCTGGAAGCTGACCTGTTACATTTGCAAGCAGCGTGGCTCTGGGGCTTGCATCCAGTGTCACAAAGCCAATTGCTACACTGCCTTCCATGtcacctgtgcccagcaggcCGGGCTGTACATGAAGATGGAGCCCGTCAGGGAGACGGGTGCCAATGGTACCTCCTTCAGTGTGCGCAAAACCGCCTACTGCGACATCCACACGCCGCCAGGCTCCGTGCGCAGGCTGCCCGCCCTCTCCCACagtgagggggaggaggaggatgaggaggaagaggaggaggggaagggctggagtTCTGAGAAAGTcaaaaaagcaaaggccaagtcTAGGATCAAGATGAAGAAGGCACGGAAGATCCTGGCAGAGAAACGAGCTGCAGCACCTGTGGTTTCCGTGCCCTGCATCCCCCCTCACAG GCTCAGTAAGATTACAAACCGTTTAACCATCCAGAGGAAGAGCCAGTTCATGCAGAGGCTGCACAGCTACTGGACTCTGAAGAGACAGTCCCGCAACGGTGTCCCCCTGCTCCGCCGCCTGCAGACACACCTGCAGTCACAGAGAAACTGCGACCAG AGAGACACTGAGGATAAGAACTGGGCCCTGAAGGAACAGCTGAAGTCATGGCAGCGCCTGCGCCATGACCTCGAGCGTGCGCGCTTGCTGGTGGAGCTGATACGCAAGCGGGAGAAGCTCAAGAGAGAGACG ATCAAAGTGCAGCAGGTGGCACTGGAAATGCAGCTGAcccccttcctcatcctcctccgCAAGACGcttgagcagctgcaggagaaagaCACGGGCAACATCTTCAGTGAGCCGGTCCCTCTGTCTGAG GTCCCAGACTACCTGGATCACATCAAGAAGCCAATGGATTTTCAGACAATGAAGCAAAATCTAGAAGCTTATCGCTATCTGAATTTCGATGACTTTGAGGAGGATTTCAACCTGATCATTAACAACTGTTTGAAATACAATGCCAAAGACACGATCTTCTACCGGGCAGCCATCCGCCTGCGGGAGCAGGGAGGTGCCGTGCTGCGGCAGGCTCGCCGGCAGGCAGAGAAGATGGGCATTGACTTCGAGACAGGCATGCACTTCCCCCACTGTGTCACAGTGGAAGAGGCTCAGATCCAAGACATTGAGGACG AAGATGTGcggctgctgctctcagagaaTCAGAAGCACCTGCCattggaggagcagctgaagatcCTGCTGGAGCGGCTGGACGAGGTCAACGCCGGCAAGCAGAGCATTGGACGGTCCCGCCGGGCCAAGATGATCAAGAAGGAGATCACAGTGCTGCGGCGGAAGCTCGCTCACCCGCGGGACCTGGGccgggaggggctggagcggcacagctcctctgccagggGAGTGCTGCAGTCCCACAACCCCTGCGAGAAGGACCTGCAGACAGacagtgctgcagaggagagcagcagccaggagactGGCAAAG GTCTGGGTCCCAATTCTTCTTCTACCCCAGCTCACGAAGTTGGCAGGAGGACCTCTGTGCTCTTCTCCAAGAAGAACCCTAAAACTGCAGGCCCTCCAAAACGTCCAGGACGCCCCCCAAAGAATCGAGACAGCCAGATCCCTCCTGGGCATGGGAGCAGCCCCATTGGGCCCCCCCAGCTCCCAATAATGGGGTCCTCCCAGCGGCAGAGGAAGCGAGGGCGGAGCCCGcggcccagctccagctctgacagtgacagtgacaaatCCACAGAGGACGCTACCATGG ACCTGCCAGCCAACGGTTTCAGCAGCGGGAACCAGCCTGTGAAGAAGAGCTTCCTGGTGTACCGCAATGACTGCAATCTTCCCCGGAGCAGCTCCGACTCTgagtccagcagcagcagcagcagcagtgctgcctcaGACCGCACCAG CACAACACCCTCcaagcagggcagagggaaacCCTCCTTCTCCCGAGTGAACTTCCCAGAGGACAGCAGTGAGGACACATCAGGGACAGAGAACGAGTCCTACTCTGTGGGCACGGGACGAGGTGTGGGGCATGGCA TGGTGCGTAAGGGCATGGGCCGAGGCGCAGGGTGGCTGTCTGAGGATGAGGATTCTTCCCTGGATGCCCTGGACCTGGTGTGGGCTAAGTGCAGGGGCTACCCCTCCTACCCGGCGTTG ATCATTGACCCCAAGATGCCGCGGGAAGGCATGTTCCACCATGGGGTCCCCATCCCCGTGCCCCCCTTGGAGGTGCTGAAGCTGGGGGAGCAGATGACTCAGGAAGCACGCGAGCACCTCTACCTTGTCCTCTTCTTTGACAACAAGCGCACTTG GCAGTGGTTGCCCCGGACGAAGCTGGTGCCTCTGGGGGTGAACCAGGACCTGGACAAAGAGAAGATGCTGGAGGGCCGCAAGTCCAACATCCGCAAGTCGGTGCAGATCGCCTACCACCGCGCCATGCAGCACCGCAACAAGGTGCAGGGCGAGCAGAGCAGCGACTCCAGCGAGAGCGACTGA
- the CPNE9 gene encoding copine-9 isoform X1, which produces MGTGPGGAALTPLPAVRTHRGDRQHPEPRLCPQVRPRLLLRGEAKPALRCDFLGQAFVALGEVIGSQRGRLERPLTGVPGKRCGTILLLAEELSNCRDIVTMQLCANKLDKKDFFGKSDPFLVFYRSNEDGTFTICHKTEVVKNTLNPVWQPFTIPVRALCNGDYDRTVKIDVYDWDRDGSHDFIGEFATSYRELSRAQSQFTVYEVLNPRKKCKKKKYVNSGTVTLLSFSVESEFTFVDYIRGGTQLNFTVAIDFTASNGLPSQPTSLHYASPYQLSAYALALKAVGEIIQDYDSDKLFPAYGFGAKVPPDGKISHQFPLNNNVENPSCAGIEGVLESYLQSLRTVQLYGPTNFAPVINQVAGIAAQVTDGSQYHVLLIITDGVISDMLQTKEAIVTASSLPMSIIIVGVGPAEFEAMEELDGDEVRLSSRGRYAERDIVQFVPFRDYVDDSGNQVLSMARLAKDVLAEIPEQLLSYMKTRDIKPRRADPE; this is translated from the exons ATGGGGACGGGTCCTGGGGGGGCCGCCCTCACCCCTCTCCCTGCAGTTCGGACGCACCGAGGTGATCGACAACACCCTGAACCCCGACTTTGTCCGCAAGTTCGTCCTCGACTACTACTTCGAGGAGAAGCAAAACCTGCGCTTCGATGT GACTTCCTGGGGCAGGCATTTGTGGCACTGGGAGAGGTGATTGGGTCCCAACGGGGACGCCTGGAGAGACCCCTAAC gggtgtcccagggaaGCGGTGTGGGACTAtcttgctgctggctgaggaaCTGAGCAACTGCCGG gacatCGTCACAATGCAGCTGTGTGCCAACAAGCTGGATAAGAAGGACTTCTTTGGAAAATCCGATCCTTTCCTCGTCTTCTATCGTAGCAATGAGGATGGCAC CTTTACTATCTGCCATAAGACAGAGGTGGTGAAGAACACACTGAACCCGGTGTGGCAGCCCTTCACCATCCCCGTGCGCGCCCTCTGCAACGGCGACTACGACCG GACGGTGAAGATAGATGTGTACGACTGGGACCGGGATGGGAG ccatGACTTCATTGGGGAATTTGCCACCAGCTACCGGGAGCTCTCTCGAGCACAGAGTCAGTTCACAGTGTATGAG GTGCTGAATCCCAGGAAGAAAtgcaagaagaagaaatatgtGAATTCTGGCAct gtGACACTGCTCTCCTTCTCTGTTGAGTCTGAGTTCACCTTCGTTGACTACATACGGGGCGG GACACAGCTGAATTTCACTGTTGCCATTGACTTCACGGCCTCCAATG GGTTGCCATCCCAGCCCACCTCACTGCACTACGCGAGCCCCTACCAGCTGAGCGCCTATGCCCTGGCACTGAAGGCAGTGGGGGAAATCATCCAGGACTACGACAGTGATAAACTCTTCCCTGCCTACGGCTTTGGTGCCAAAGTCCCACCTGATGGCAAGATCTCCCACCAGTTTCCTCTG aACAACAATGTGGAGaaccccagctgtgctggcattGAAGGCGTGCTGGAGTCCTACCTCCAAAGCCTGCGCACCGTCCAGCTCTACGGTCCTACCAACTTTGCTCCCGTCATCAACCAGGTGGCTGG GATAGCCGCCCAGGTGACCGATGGCTCACAGTACCAcgtcctcctcatcatcactGACGGTGTCATCTCTGACATGCTGCAGACCAAGGAAGCCATTGTCACA GCTTCCTCCCTGCCCATGTCCATCATTATCGTGGGAGTAGGTCCAGCTGAGTTTGAGG CCATGGAGGAGCTGGACGGTGATGAGGTACGGTTGTCTTCCCGGGGACGGTATGCTGAGAGAGACATTGTACAG TTTGTGCCATTTCGGGATTACGTGGACGACTCAGGCAACCAGGTGCTGAGCATGGCCCGCCTGGCCAAGGACGTGCTGGCTGAgatccctgagcagctgctctcttACATGAAGACCCGTGACATCAAGCCTCGCCGGGCAGATCCCGAGTAG
- the CPNE9 gene encoding copine-9 isoform X2 yields MAAPGALEPAAGSVPGTKVELTVSCRNLLDLDTFSKSDPVVVLFVQVSGSSEWKEFGRTEVIDNTLNPDFVRKFVLDYYFEEKQNLRFDVYNVDSKSCSVLKQKDFLGQAFVALGEVIGSQRGRLERPLTGVPGKRCGTILLLAEELSNCRDIVTMQLCANKLDKKDFFGKSDPFLVFYRSNEDGTFTICHKTEVVKNTLNPVWQPFTIPVRALCNGDYDRTVKIDVYDWDRDGSHDFIGEFATSYRELSRAQSQFTVYEVLNPRKKCKKKKYVNSGTVTLLSFSVESEFTFVDYIRGGTQLNFTVAIDFTASNGLPSQPTSLHYASPYQLSAYALALKAVGEIIQDYDSDKLFPAYGFGAKVPPDGKISHQFPLNNNVENPSCAGIEGVLESYLQSLRTVQLYGPTNFAPVINQVAGIAAQVTDGSQYHVLLIITDGVISDMLQTKEAIVTASSLPMSIIIVGVGPAEFEAMEELDGDEVRLSSRGRYAERDIVQFVPFRDYVDDSGNQVLSMARLAKDVLAEIPEQLLSYMKTRDIKPRRADPE; encoded by the exons ATGGCGGCTCCGGGAGCGCTGGAGCCGGCGGCCGGCAGCGTGCCGGGCACCAAGGTGGAGCTCACCGTGTCCTGCCG GAACCTGCTGGACCTGGACACCTTCTCCAAGTCCGACCCAG TGGTCGTCCTCTTTGTGCAGGTCTCGGGGAGCAGCGAGTGGAAGGAG TTCGGACGCACCGAGGTGATCGACAACACCCTGAACCCCGACTTTGTCCGCAAGTTCGTCCTCGACTACTACTTCGAGGAGAAGCAAAACCTGCGCTTCGATGT CTACAATGTGGACTCCAAGAGCTGCTCCGTTTTAAAGCAG AAG GACTTCCTGGGGCAGGCATTTGTGGCACTGGGAGAGGTGATTGGGTCCCAACGGGGACGCCTGGAGAGACCCCTAAC gggtgtcccagggaaGCGGTGTGGGACTAtcttgctgctggctgaggaaCTGAGCAACTGCCGG gacatCGTCACAATGCAGCTGTGTGCCAACAAGCTGGATAAGAAGGACTTCTTTGGAAAATCCGATCCTTTCCTCGTCTTCTATCGTAGCAATGAGGATGGCAC CTTTACTATCTGCCATAAGACAGAGGTGGTGAAGAACACACTGAACCCGGTGTGGCAGCCCTTCACCATCCCCGTGCGCGCCCTCTGCAACGGCGACTACGACCG GACGGTGAAGATAGATGTGTACGACTGGGACCGGGATGGGAG ccatGACTTCATTGGGGAATTTGCCACCAGCTACCGGGAGCTCTCTCGAGCACAGAGTCAGTTCACAGTGTATGAG GTGCTGAATCCCAGGAAGAAAtgcaagaagaagaaatatgtGAATTCTGGCAct gtGACACTGCTCTCCTTCTCTGTTGAGTCTGAGTTCACCTTCGTTGACTACATACGGGGCGG GACACAGCTGAATTTCACTGTTGCCATTGACTTCACGGCCTCCAATG GGTTGCCATCCCAGCCCACCTCACTGCACTACGCGAGCCCCTACCAGCTGAGCGCCTATGCCCTGGCACTGAAGGCAGTGGGGGAAATCATCCAGGACTACGACAGTGATAAACTCTTCCCTGCCTACGGCTTTGGTGCCAAAGTCCCACCTGATGGCAAGATCTCCCACCAGTTTCCTCTG aACAACAATGTGGAGaaccccagctgtgctggcattGAAGGCGTGCTGGAGTCCTACCTCCAAAGCCTGCGCACCGTCCAGCTCTACGGTCCTACCAACTTTGCTCCCGTCATCAACCAGGTGGCTGG GATAGCCGCCCAGGTGACCGATGGCTCACAGTACCAcgtcctcctcatcatcactGACGGTGTCATCTCTGACATGCTGCAGACCAAGGAAGCCATTGTCACA GCTTCCTCCCTGCCCATGTCCATCATTATCGTGGGAGTAGGTCCAGCTGAGTTTGAGG CCATGGAGGAGCTGGACGGTGATGAGGTACGGTTGTCTTCCCGGGGACGGTATGCTGAGAGAGACATTGTACAG TTTGTGCCATTTCGGGATTACGTGGACGACTCAGGCAACCAGGTGCTGAGCATGGCCCGCCTGGCCAAGGACGTGCTGGCTGAgatccctgagcagctgctctcttACATGAAGACCCGTGACATCAAGCCTCGCCGGGCAGATCCCGAGTAG